In a genomic window of Deinococcus seoulensis:
- a CDS encoding carbohydrate kinase: MPLTDTESALLALIRETPLATPEELARRLGSTRASVNVHVSNLVKKGALLGRGYLLPEAGGPGRVVVVGGANVDVKARTIQAAVPGTSNPGVSAQAPGGVARNVAENLARLGVPASLVSVVGRDALGDWLLRETEAAGVDVRAVLRAPDVTTGTYTAVLDASGELLVAVAAMAAVEALTPAALQERRGVLRGAAWVVADGNLPEGSLSHLLSLAAEAGVPVVFEPVSVPKAARLRAALAAGLVPQVVTPNVPELGALLGRDVPDEPEALRGAAAELHAQGVRLVWVRRGAAGSLLSTPEGVTELAALPADVRDVTGAGDAMLAAFLAALASGLPPAEAARHGHAAAAITVESDHAVSPTLTPAAIQARLTGAATTG, translated from the coding sequence ATGCCCCTGACCGACACCGAATCCGCCCTCCTCGCCCTGATCCGCGAGACGCCGCTGGCGACCCCGGAGGAACTGGCGCGCCGCCTGGGGTCCACGCGGGCGTCCGTGAACGTGCACGTGAGCAATCTGGTGAAGAAGGGCGCGCTGCTGGGCCGGGGCTACCTGCTGCCCGAGGCGGGCGGCCCGGGCCGCGTGGTGGTGGTGGGCGGCGCGAACGTGGACGTGAAGGCGCGAACCATCCAGGCAGCCGTGCCGGGGACGAGTAATCCGGGCGTGTCGGCGCAGGCGCCGGGGGGCGTGGCGCGGAATGTCGCGGAGAATCTGGCGCGGCTGGGCGTGCCCGCGTCGCTGGTGAGTGTGGTGGGCCGGGACGCGCTGGGCGACTGGTTGCTGCGGGAGACGGAGGCGGCGGGTGTGGATGTGCGGGCGGTGCTGCGCGCGCCGGACGTGACGACGGGGACGTACACGGCGGTGCTGGATGCGAGTGGGGAGCTGCTGGTGGCGGTGGCGGCGATGGCGGCGGTGGAGGCCCTGACCCCGGCGGCGTTGCAGGAGCGGCGTGGGGTGCTGCGGGGCGCGGCGTGGGTGGTGGCGGACGGGAACCTGCCGGAGGGGTCGCTCTCTCACTTGCTGTCCCTGGCGGCCGAGGCAGGGGTGCCGGTGGTGTTCGAGCCGGTGAGCGTGCCGAAGGCGGCGCGGTTGCGTGCTGCGCTGGCGGCGGGGCTGGTGCCGCAGGTGGTGACGCCGAACGTGCCGGAACTGGGCGCCCTGCTGGGCCGGGACGTGCCGGACGAGCCGGAGGCGCTGCGCGGGGCGGCGGCCGAGTTGCACGCGCAGGGGGTGCGGCTGGTGTGGGTGCGGCGGGGCGCGGCGGGCAGCCTGCTGTCCACGCCGGAGGGCGTCACCGAACTGGCGGCCCTGCCCGCCGACGTGCGGGACGTGACGGGCGCGGGGGATGCGATGCTCGCGGCGTTCCTCGCGGCGCTCGCGTCGGGCCTGCCACCCGCCGAGGCGGCGCGGCATGGTCACGCGGCGGCGGCGATCACGGTCGAGAGTGACCACGCGGTCTCCCCCACCCTCACCCCGGCGGCCATCCAGGCGCGCCTGACGGGGGCCGCCACGACCGGCTAG
- a CDS encoding HpcH/HpaI aldolase/citrate lyase family protein — protein sequence MNPLRSGLPLRSVLYVPGDKPRAIEKARTLRPDAIILDLEDAVAPEHKVQARQHVRDALRTPWTVPVLIRVNSLNTPWEHDDRELALTAGAAGIVLPKVEDARTARDLSLGLPLWAMIETPQGILNAPSIAAVPGVTALLVGANDLARALRTRPHPDRTPLLHALSSVVLAARAHGKTPLDAVYNDIRNPDGFQRECQQGRTLGFTGKTVIHPDQIEGANTTFGVTAAEAGAARELIAAWEQARREGKSVATHRGALVEQMHVDEAQEVLALWGVTEG from the coding sequence ATGAACCCCCTGCGCTCCGGGCTGCCCCTGCGCTCCGTGCTGTACGTGCCGGGCGATAAACCCCGCGCCATCGAGAAAGCCCGCACCCTGCGCCCCGACGCCATCATCCTCGACCTCGAAGACGCCGTCGCCCCCGAACACAAAGTCCAGGCCCGGCAGCACGTCCGGGACGCCCTGCGCACCCCCTGGACCGTCCCCGTCCTGATCCGCGTCAACAGCCTGAACACCCCCTGGGAACACGACGACCGCGAACTCGCCCTCACCGCAGGCGCCGCCGGCATCGTCCTGCCCAAAGTCGAGGACGCCCGCACCGCACGCGACCTCAGCCTCGGCCTGCCCCTCTGGGCCATGATCGAAACGCCCCAGGGCATCCTGAACGCCCCCAGCATCGCTGCCGTGCCCGGCGTCACCGCCCTCCTCGTCGGCGCGAACGACCTCGCCCGCGCCCTGCGCACCCGCCCCCACCCTGACCGCACGCCCCTGCTGCACGCCCTGAGCAGCGTCGTCCTCGCCGCCCGCGCCCACGGCAAAACCCCCCTGGACGCCGTCTACAACGACATCCGCAACCCCGACGGCTTCCAGCGCGAATGCCAGCAGGGCCGCACTCTCGGCTTCACCGGCAAGACCGTCATCCACCCCGACCAGATCGAAGGCGCCAACACCACCTTCGGCGTCACCGCCGCAGAAGCCGGAGCGGCGCGGGAACTGATCGCCGCGTGGGAACAGGCCCGCCGCGAAGGCAAAAGCGTCGCCACGCACCGGGGCGCACTGGTCGAGCAGATGCACGTGGACGAGGCGCAGGAGGTTCTGGCTCTGTGGGGGGTTACGGAGGGGTAG
- a CDS encoding VOC family protein produces the protein MRVLETCLYVDDLDRAEQFYTQVLGLTLHSRVPGRHLFYRLDGSMLLIFDPRASAQPGDVPPHAGAPGAHACLTLHPSQTDAWEARLRAAGLTVTRYAWGDRGESLYFHDPAGNVLELAPPRIWGLDAGRRTTVNA, from the coding sequence ATGCGCGTCCTGGAAACCTGCCTGTACGTGGACGACCTCGACCGGGCCGAGCAGTTCTACACCCAGGTGCTCGGCCTGACCCTGCACAGCCGCGTGCCGGGTAGGCACCTGTTCTACCGGCTGGACGGCAGCATGCTCCTGATCTTCGACCCGCGCGCCAGCGCCCAGCCGGGCGACGTACCCCCGCACGCCGGAGCGCCCGGCGCGCACGCCTGCCTGACCCTGCACCCCAGCCAGACGGACGCCTGGGAAGCCCGCCTGCGTGCCGCCGGCCTGACCGTCACCCGTTACGCCTGGGGCGACCGGGGGGAGAGCCTGTACTTTCACGACCCGGCCGGGAACGTCCTGGAACTCGCCCCGCCCCGCATCTGGGGACTCGATGCGGGGCGGCGTACTACCGTGAACGCATGA
- a CDS encoding RIO1 family regulatory kinase/ATPase domain-containing protein, with protein MSARTHTDWPHDDWPHDDWTDTSWDDERWDTPPPRRREKRSPTGRRQLAHLTASDPEDVQDDVIRRLTDRGYITEVVAELKSGKEATAYVARGPRGSVLVKLYRDLQARSFRNDQVYREGQVILDVRAAKAMQNRTRLGLEMLQQDWVLSEYAHLWTLWKAGLTVPEPLAGPHPTAYAETVPAVVMRLIGTEDHVAPRLSDAALTPAQAQRAWEQSLQGMADLLRLGYAHGDYSTYNLLWSEDTVTIIDFPQLTTRQNPNFQTLLARDAQSLATSFRKHGIQTDGQSVLRDVQRRALGPAPEPRLLLP; from the coding sequence ATGAGCGCCCGCACCCACACCGACTGGCCCCACGACGACTGGCCCCACGACGACTGGACTGACACATCCTGGGACGACGAACGCTGGGATACCCCGCCGCCCCGACGCCGTGAGAAGCGCAGTCCGACTGGCCGTCGCCAGCTGGCCCACCTGACCGCCAGCGACCCCGAGGACGTGCAGGACGACGTGATCCGCCGCCTGACCGACCGCGGGTACATCACCGAGGTCGTCGCGGAACTCAAGAGCGGCAAGGAAGCCACCGCGTACGTCGCGCGCGGCCCGCGCGGCAGCGTCCTCGTGAAGCTCTACCGCGACCTGCAGGCCCGGTCGTTCAGGAACGATCAGGTGTACCGCGAGGGGCAGGTCATCCTCGACGTCCGCGCCGCGAAGGCCATGCAGAACCGCACCCGCCTGGGCCTGGAAATGCTTCAGCAGGACTGGGTCCTGAGCGAGTACGCGCACCTGTGGACCCTCTGGAAAGCCGGACTGACCGTCCCGGAACCCCTGGCCGGGCCGCACCCGACCGCGTACGCCGAAACCGTTCCCGCCGTCGTCATGCGCCTGATCGGCACCGAGGATCACGTCGCCCCGCGCCTCAGTGACGCCGCCCTGACCCCCGCGCAGGCCCAGCGCGCCTGGGAGCAGAGCCTTCAGGGCATGGCCGACCTGCTCCGGCTCGGGTACGCGCACGGCGACTACAGCACCTACAACCTTCTCTGGTCGGAGGACACCGTGACCATCATCGACTTTCCGCAACTCACCACCCGTCAGAACCCCAACTTCCAGACCCTGCTGGCCCGCGACGCGCAGAGCCTCGCCACCAGCTTCCGCAAGCACGGCATCCAGACCGACGGGCAGAGCGTCCTGCGGGACGTGCAACGCCGCGCGCTGGGTCCCGCACCGGAACCCCGCCTGCTGCTCCCGTAA
- a CDS encoding ABC transporter substrate-binding protein — MKRAFLLLLGLMATSASAQRTVNIGLGYNPDVQFTPFYVADKLGYFGAEGLKVNYQHGYVSQLLPLLLQGKLDFVVGDPEDAIFARNQGADVRYVMTMYQKNPVTVFSLSPLNGAASLKGKSVGIPGPFGSSYHAIQALLDSADLTEGRDVRLNLIGFTQVDAVRAGRVDAAVGYSNNDVLQLARTSGKRVYTLDISGAYPMVGVGLIGTGKSLSGDLAKKVVRASQRGLKFTVADPARAFKLAQPVFGASGNLDVLKASTPLMTGAYSRANGIGAMDPAAWTKAVAALVKQGKLPAGAKATDYYTNAFISKTLK, encoded by the coding sequence ATGAAACGCGCTTTCCTTCTGCTGCTGGGCCTGATGGCGACCTCCGCGTCCGCGCAGCGCACCGTGAATATCGGCCTGGGGTACAACCCGGACGTGCAGTTCACGCCGTTCTACGTGGCCGACAAGCTCGGGTACTTCGGCGCGGAGGGCCTGAAGGTCAACTACCAGCACGGGTACGTGTCGCAACTGCTGCCGCTGCTGCTGCAGGGCAAACTGGATTTCGTGGTGGGTGACCCCGAGGACGCCATCTTCGCCCGGAACCAGGGCGCGGACGTGCGGTACGTGATGACCATGTACCAGAAGAACCCGGTGACGGTGTTCAGCCTCTCGCCCCTGAACGGCGCGGCCAGCCTGAAGGGCAAGTCGGTGGGCATTCCCGGGCCGTTCGGCAGTTCGTACCACGCCATCCAGGCGCTGCTGGACAGCGCGGACCTAACCGAGGGCCGGGACGTGCGCCTGAACTTGATCGGGTTCACGCAGGTGGACGCCGTGCGCGCCGGACGCGTGGACGCCGCCGTGGGGTACTCGAACAACGACGTGCTGCAACTGGCCCGCACGAGCGGCAAGCGGGTGTACACGCTGGACATCAGCGGCGCGTACCCGATGGTCGGCGTGGGCCTGATCGGCACCGGCAAGAGCCTGAGCGGCGACCTGGCGAAGAAGGTCGTGCGGGCCAGTCAGCGCGGCCTGAAATTCACGGTCGCGGACCCCGCCCGCGCGTTCAAGCTGGCGCAGCCGGTGTTCGGCGCGAGCGGCAACCTGGACGTCCTGAAGGCCAGCACGCCCCTGATGACCGGCGCGTACAGCCGCGCCAACGGCATCGGCGCCATGGACCCCGCCGCGTGGACGAAAGCGGTCGCGGCCCTCGTGAAGCAGGGCAAACTGCCGGCCGGAGCGAAAGCCACCGATTACTACACGAACGCGTTCATCAGCAAGACGCTGAAGTAA
- a CDS encoding beta strand repeat-containing protein: MTMNARMPALLLLTLTLAACGGGGTGTPTPVGTPVTSLADSGAGSLRDTLAAAKSGDTLRLTGTGTLTLASPLSIDKNVTIIATGVTIDAAGKGRALDIDKGATVTMQGGTLKGGTGGALPASLRSAALPEHMNKAARARLQTANLNPQATPLTYGGVLSNAGTLTLDGVTVTGGKANSGGGIYNTEGATLTLKGNTNVTGNEATALNSDVDTFDQGRGGGVFNKGTLTLAGGRIDGNRATWSGGGIFGEVGSVTTLTSGSVNDNACTRPLTGTTNADAAGCAGGGLYTAGDLTLGSASISGNTATHFGGGAVVLSSCVGTECTTIITPTFTMTGGTVENNRTTGKVDNGGGGLWLNAKSTISGGTIRGNSSMYGGGIDTWRDLTITGGTIEKNTATASGGGIIFVRPGRTYRIGGTAQISGNTATGSGGGVTIVQNAQVTMDGGSISGNSVTGTADGGGGVRVLTGTVFTLAGGEIKSNTTVKSGGGVAMDGTMNMTGGSITGNTVTNRTSGQGGGGGGVTLYSGGSMTASGGTISGNTAWLGGGVETNAGNQTAPMSTFILSGATITGNRADGRDGGGFLNRGKLTIISGSVTGNTTTRNGGGVFNTSGSVYAQPGGSVTGNNPDNVFNSQ, translated from the coding sequence ATGACCATGAATGCCCGGATGCCCGCCCTGCTGCTGCTGACCCTGACACTGGCCGCCTGCGGAGGAGGTGGAACAGGAACGCCCACGCCCGTCGGGACGCCCGTGACGAGTCTCGCGGACAGCGGGGCGGGGAGCCTGCGGGACACGCTGGCCGCCGCGAAGAGTGGCGACACGCTGCGCCTGACGGGTACAGGAACGCTGACACTGGCCAGTCCACTGAGCATCGACAAGAACGTGACGATCATCGCGACGGGCGTGACCATCGACGCCGCCGGGAAGGGACGCGCGCTGGACATCGACAAGGGCGCCACCGTCACCATGCAGGGCGGCACGCTCAAGGGTGGCACCGGAGGGGCGCTGCCCGCCAGCCTCCGCAGCGCAGCCCTGCCCGAACACATGAACAAGGCGGCCCGCGCACGCCTGCAGACAGCGAACCTGAACCCCCAGGCCACCCCCCTGACCTACGGTGGCGTGCTCAGCAACGCGGGCACCCTGACCCTGGACGGCGTGACCGTCACGGGCGGGAAAGCAAACTCGGGCGGCGGCATCTACAACACCGAAGGCGCGACCCTCACCCTGAAGGGCAACACGAACGTCACCGGCAACGAGGCGACCGCCCTGAACAGCGACGTCGACACCTTCGACCAGGGCCGCGGCGGCGGCGTCTTCAACAAGGGCACCCTGACCCTCGCAGGAGGACGCATCGACGGGAACAGGGCCACCTGGAGCGGCGGCGGCATCTTCGGAGAGGTGGGCAGCGTCACGACCCTCACCTCGGGCAGCGTGAACGACAACGCCTGCACGCGCCCCCTGACCGGCACCACCAACGCCGACGCCGCCGGCTGCGCGGGCGGCGGCCTGTACACGGCAGGTGACCTGACCCTCGGCAGTGCCAGCATCTCCGGAAACACCGCCACGCATTTCGGGGGTGGCGCCGTCGTCCTCTCCAGCTGCGTTGGCACCGAATGCACCACGATCATCACGCCCACCTTCACCATGACCGGCGGCACTGTCGAGAACAACCGGACCACCGGCAAGGTTGATAACGGCGGCGGCGGCCTGTGGCTGAACGCCAAATCCACCATCAGCGGCGGCACGATCCGTGGGAACAGCAGCATGTACGGCGGTGGCATCGACACGTGGCGTGACCTGACCATCACCGGCGGCACGATCGAGAAGAACACCGCCACCGCCAGCGGCGGCGGCATCATCTTCGTCCGGCCCGGCCGCACCTACCGCATCGGCGGCACGGCCCAGATCAGCGGCAACACCGCCACAGGGTCCGGCGGCGGCGTGACCATCGTGCAGAACGCACAGGTCACCATGGATGGGGGGAGCATCAGCGGGAACAGCGTGACCGGCACCGCAGACGGCGGCGGCGGCGTCCGGGTACTCACGGGAACGGTCTTCACCTTGGCTGGCGGGGAAATTAAAAGCAACACTACTGTGAAATCGGGGGGTGGAGTTGCTATGGACGGGACGATGAACATGACAGGCGGCAGCATCACCGGGAACACCGTGACAAACCGCACCAGTGGACAGGGTGGAGGCGGCGGCGGCGTGACACTGTACTCGGGTGGCAGCATGACCGCTAGCGGTGGGACGATCAGTGGGAATACCGCGTGGCTGGGTGGTGGGGTGGAAACCAACGCTGGAAATCAGACTGCTCCGATGTCCACGTTTATCCTCTCGGGCGCGACGATCACCGGGAACCGTGCCGACGGTCGGGACGGGGGAGGATTCCTCAATCGTGGGAAACTGACCATCATCTCAGGTAGCGTGACGGGTAATACGACCACACGGAACGGTGGTGGAGTATTCAACACCAGTGGCAGCGTGTATGCCCAGCCGGGCGGGAGCGTTACTGGGAACAACCCGGACAACGTGTTCAACTCCCAGTAA
- a CDS encoding beta strand repeat-containing protein → MTMNARMPALLLLTLTLAACGGGGTGTPTPVGTPVTSLADSGAGSLRDTLAAAKSGDTLRLTGTGTLTLASPLSIDKNVTIIATGVTIDAAGKGRALDIAKGATVTMQGGTITGGTGGTVDTAIFTLAPAAATAGTWGGNLINSGTLTLDGVTIQNGQAFNGGGIFNVPGATLTLKNVTMTGNRATIPTPDLDNESTGSGGAIANDGTLTIDGGTFKNNSAVYTGGVIRQTGGTLTIKGGTFDSNTCTNPLTGCSGGVLVAYEGQTTITGGTFSKNATNPSGGGGVIRLGGTATVNIAGGTFSGNTAANGGAINTYNGGTLNISGGTFSGNTADNGGVINLYTDGTLKITGGTFEGNTATRYGGALTLSSTAKGFTMTGGTIRGNSATLAGGGINSDATMSLTGGVIEDNTTPGVGGGIATYAQSGTQPTVTLGGTLVIRNNRADRGGGVSIGSADQGVGTHVIQGATVQGNTAQVAGGGVAVWTGSVLKLVSGSITGNTVVTTGGGIVVGSGARVEMTGGSITGNTVTNRIDRQDGSGGGVRLYAGASMTASGGTISNNVAWYGSGVKLDGPYQQSGRSTFVLSGATVSGNRADDNNVAGGFWNDGSLSITAGSVTGNTARVGAGVYNTRIGLYSQTGGSVSGNNPDNVYNVP, encoded by the coding sequence ATGACCATGAATGCCCGGATGCCCGCCCTGCTGCTGCTGACCCTGACACTGGCCGCCTGCGGAGGAGGTGGAACAGGAACGCCCACGCCCGTCGGGACGCCCGTGACGAGTCTCGCGGACAGCGGGGCGGGGAGCCTGCGGGACACGCTGGCCGCCGCGAAGAGTGGCGACACGCTGCGCCTGACCGGCACGGGAACGCTGACACTGGCCAGTCCGCTGAGTATCGACAAGAATGTGACGATCATCGCGACGGGTGTGACCATCGACGCCGCCGGGAAGGGACGGGCACTGGACATCGCAAAGGGCGCCACCGTCACCATGCAGGGCGGCACGATCACCGGCGGGACGGGCGGCACTGTCGATACGGCGATTTTCACCCTCGCGCCGGCCGCCGCGACGGCTGGCACCTGGGGTGGCAACCTGATCAACTCCGGCACGCTGACCCTGGACGGCGTGACCATCCAGAACGGGCAGGCGTTCAACGGGGGCGGCATCTTCAACGTGCCCGGCGCGACCCTGACCCTGAAGAACGTCACCATGACCGGCAACCGCGCCACCATCCCCACACCGGACCTGGACAACGAGAGCACCGGCTCGGGCGGCGCGATCGCCAACGACGGCACGCTCACCATCGATGGCGGCACCTTCAAGAACAACAGTGCCGTGTACACCGGCGGGGTCATCCGCCAGACCGGGGGCACCCTGACCATCAAGGGGGGCACGTTCGATTCCAACACCTGCACGAATCCCCTCACCGGGTGCAGTGGTGGCGTACTCGTCGCGTACGAGGGCCAGACGACCATCACGGGGGGGACGTTCTCGAAGAACGCCACGAACCCCTCGGGTGGAGGCGGAGTCATTCGCCTGGGTGGAACGGCAACGGTGAACATCGCCGGGGGCACGTTCTCCGGGAATACCGCTGCCAACGGCGGGGCCATCAACACGTACAACGGAGGAACGCTGAACATCAGTGGAGGAACCTTCTCCGGGAACACCGCCGATAATGGCGGGGTCATCAACCTCTACACGGACGGGACGTTGAAGATCACAGGTGGGACCTTCGAAGGGAACACGGCCACGCGGTATGGCGGCGCACTCACCCTGTCCTCGACTGCCAAGGGCTTCACCATGACCGGCGGGACCATCCGGGGCAACAGCGCCACACTGGCGGGTGGTGGGATCAACAGTGACGCGACCATGTCCCTGACGGGCGGCGTGATCGAGGACAACACCACGCCGGGTGTCGGGGGTGGCATCGCCACGTACGCGCAGTCCGGCACGCAGCCCACGGTCACGCTGGGGGGCACGCTGGTCATCCGGAACAACCGCGCGGACCGTGGTGGGGGTGTGTCGATCGGTTCGGCGGATCAGGGTGTCGGCACGCATGTCATTCAGGGCGCGACCGTTCAGGGGAACACGGCGCAGGTGGCGGGCGGTGGCGTGGCGGTGTGGACCGGCTCGGTGCTGAAGCTGGTGAGCGGCTCGATCACGGGGAATACCGTCGTCACGACGGGTGGTGGGATCGTGGTGGGGAGCGGAGCCCGGGTCGAGATGACCGGCGGGAGCATCACGGGGAACACCGTGACCAACCGGATCGACAGGCAGGACGGCAGTGGTGGGGGTGTGCGGCTGTACGCGGGGGCGAGCATGACGGCCAGTGGTGGGACGATCAGCAACAACGTGGCGTGGTATGGCAGTGGCGTGAAGCTGGACGGTCCGTACCAGCAGTCGGGGCGGTCGACGTTCGTGCTGTCGGGCGCGACGGTCAGTGGGAACCGGGCGGATGACAACAACGTGGCGGGTGGCTTCTGGAATGACGGGTCGTTGAGCATCACGGCGGGGAGCGTGACGGGGAACACGGCGCGTGTGGGGGCGGGGGTGTACAACACGCGGATCGGTCTGTACTCGCAGACGGGTGGGAGTGTGTCGGGGAACAACCCGGACAACGTGTACAACGTGCCCTGA
- a CDS encoding S9 family peptidase, whose amino-acid sequence MTQPSPDARPGPDSLLPLVFPSDPQVSPDGKRAAFVLTRIEEDDPHKPDAAFAKPRYKSQIWLSDAQGTRVLTRGEGRDATPRWSPDGQTLAFTRKAGEGAQLHLLPLAGGEAQVMTRFRNGVSDIQWSPDGQYVAFMTTADDEDKRDERGEARVITKPRYRFNGRDWLPERAARLYRLHVPSGELREWHAPEIELGGVTWLPDSSGVLFIAATDELSGAHWQQEVWHLSLHGTPRQVTRWASAVSAVIPHPDGQHFALVGRPAGQGNTEHTHLYLLSLEGDAAPVRLDAGHDHPVGNGVGGDCHVGAMPEKPAWLDDRTLLFSSTVRGSCGLFTATLTADGQSGSVQAHTHDPQGVIPAFTARGGGLALIRERADQFPEVILNGQPVTDLHANLPFTPRTPVRVPFPTELGEGEGWIILPDGTHSVPALLSIHGGPHTDYGHAFTHEFQLYAARGQAICYSNPRGSLGYGQAWVDAIHGRWGTVDASDLLTFFDACLDAQPRLDRARTAVMGGSYGGFMTNWLTAHTTRFQAAITDRSICNLLSFGGTSDIGLRFWDDELGLNFHRRADTLKLWDMSPLQYVENVRTPTLIVHSVLDHRCPIEQAEQWYAALTLHGVPVRFVRFPGEDHELSRSGRPDRRLTRLTEYLNWLDRHLAPSTAPAETVTA is encoded by the coding sequence ATGACACAACCCAGCCCAGACGCACGCCCCGGCCCCGACTCGCTGCTGCCGCTGGTGTTCCCGTCGGACCCGCAGGTCAGCCCGGACGGCAAGCGCGCCGCGTTCGTCCTGACCCGCATCGAGGAGGACGACCCCCACAAGCCTGACGCGGCGTTCGCCAAACCCCGTTACAAATCGCAGATCTGGCTGTCGGACGCGCAGGGTACGCGCGTCCTGACGCGCGGCGAGGGCCGCGACGCCACTCCCCGCTGGTCCCCGGACGGGCAGACCCTGGCCTTCACCCGCAAGGCTGGCGAGGGCGCGCAACTGCACCTGCTGCCCCTCGCGGGCGGCGAGGCGCAGGTCATGACCCGCTTCCGGAACGGCGTCTCGGACATCCAGTGGAGCCCGGACGGGCAGTACGTCGCGTTCATGACGACCGCCGACGACGAGGACAAGCGCGACGAGCGCGGCGAGGCCCGCGTCATCACCAAGCCCCGCTACCGCTTCAACGGCCGCGACTGGCTGCCCGAGCGCGCCGCGCGCCTCTACCGCCTGCACGTCCCCAGCGGCGAGCTGCGCGAGTGGCACGCGCCGGAGATCGAACTGGGCGGCGTGACCTGGCTGCCCGACAGCAGCGGCGTGCTGTTCATCGCCGCGACCGACGAACTGAGCGGCGCGCACTGGCAGCAGGAGGTCTGGCACCTGTCCCTGCACGGCACGCCCCGGCAGGTCACCCGCTGGGCGTCCGCCGTCAGCGCCGTCATCCCCCACCCGGACGGACAGCACTTCGCGCTGGTGGGCCGCCCCGCCGGGCAGGGCAACACCGAGCACACCCACCTGTACCTCCTGTCCCTGGAAGGCGACGCGGCCCCAGTACGCCTGGACGCCGGGCACGACCACCCGGTCGGGAACGGCGTGGGCGGCGACTGCCACGTGGGCGCCATGCCCGAGAAACCCGCGTGGCTGGACGACCGTACCCTGCTGTTCAGCAGCACCGTGCGCGGCAGCTGCGGCCTGTTCACCGCCACCCTGACCGCCGACGGGCAGTCCGGTTCGGTGCAGGCCCACACGCACGACCCGCAGGGCGTCATCCCCGCATTCACCGCGCGCGGCGGCGGCCTCGCCCTGATCCGCGAACGGGCCGACCAGTTCCCCGAGGTGATCCTGAACGGCCAGCCGGTCACCGACCTGCACGCGAACCTCCCCTTCACGCCCCGCACCCCGGTCCGCGTGCCCTTCCCCACCGAACTCGGCGAGGGCGAAGGCTGGATCATCCTCCCCGACGGCACCCACTCCGTCCCCGCCCTGCTCAGCATCCACGGCGGCCCCCACACCGACTACGGGCACGCCTTCACGCACGAATTCCAGCTGTACGCCGCGCGCGGACAGGCCATCTGCTACAGCAACCCCCGCGGCAGCCTCGGCTACGGACAGGCCTGGGTGGACGCCATCCATGGCCGCTGGGGCACCGTCGACGCCAGCGACCTCCTGACCTTCTTCGACGCCTGCCTGGACGCACAGCCCCGCCTGGACCGTGCCCGCACCGCCGTCATGGGCGGCAGTTACGGCGGCTTCATGACCAACTGGCTCACCGCGCACACCACCCGCTTCCAGGCCGCCATCACCGACCGCAGCATCTGCAACCTCCTGTCGTTCGGCGGGACCAGCGACATCGGCCTGCGCTTCTGGGACGACGAACTCGGCCTGAACTTCCACCGCCGCGCCGACACCCTGAAACTCTGGGACATGAGCCCCCTCCAGTACGTCGAGAACGTCCGGACCCCCACCCTGATCGTCCACTCGGTCCTCGACCACCGCTGCCCCATCGAACAGGCCGAACAGTGGTACGCCGCCCTCACCCTCCACGGCGTACCGGTGCGCTTCGTGCGCTTCCCCGGCGAGGACCACGAACTGTCCCGCTCCGGCCGCCCCGACCGCCGCCTCACCCGCCTGACCGAATACCTGAACTGGCTCGACCGGCACCTCGCGCCCAGCACCGCACCCGCCGAAACCGTCACCGCCTGA